GGTTTTGCTTAGTGAGACGGATGCTCGGCACCCTGTGACCATCCTGCGGGATACGGGAGCCGCTGAGCCATTTTATTTCCTCAGGGCCTCCCTAATCAAGAAAACTTCTTCAGACTCCAATTAAATAAGTTGATTGAAGTTACAAATGAACTTTGTGTTTAAGAACCGTGTTAAACTGTTTATGGACGACATGCAACGCCACGATTAATAAGCATCACTCAGAGAGTGATCACTGGGACAATAGCAAATGAACTGGTCCAAACTGAAATGAGAATCAAAGTCCTGAATTACATGTTTTAGTGCTGGGGGGATGGGATGGAAGTGGAGGAGTTGGCTAGGGAGCGGGGAGCAGCGGTGAATGTGTAGCGCCGAACCGGGGATTTTGTACTTTTCTTTTACATTAAGAAGGGGAgtaaattcatatatatattccaATAAAATCTCCTGCCTCCTTTATAACAACCAACAAAGCCATAACGAACCCCAGCGAAGGGTATAAAGGTATTCCTGTGAGATGTCGAGAATTGAGCGTCACAGGAGGTTAATGCTGGGGTGCATACAATACAAATCCTTCTCCTACCTAGGTCGTCTTGCAGTGCAGTTGCTGTGAGTACGGAGATGCTTTCGCAAGTGCTGACTTGAAGGTGCTGATTTGTTTGAGAAGGTTTTACCAGAATGATTGAGGATTTACCCAGTCATTGAGGGAGAATGTAACTGGGTGGGAAAATAGTCATTGTTCTGGAATTGATGTAATGTATGGAAAGTTAAAACTGGAATATTTTGCGTCAGAGCAAAGAATGCGATGTCGCTTTAAGAAAGGGTTTTGGCATCTGAACGGCCGCTTGTGCAGAATcactggggttttttttttgtccgttTGATAACGTAAGTGGAGTTCATGTGAGGATTCTCAGGAAGCGAACCATTAAGCCACTCGTAAATACagtaattttaatataatatcGATTAATGTTAAAGTATAGGACCTCTGTGAGGACTGATTTTCTTTTATCGAATATGATTTAATTTTGGCTGCATGATTTCAGATGGGAATGTGAATCCTCTGTATGTTTCTGTAACGAGAGGTGGattttcaaattttttattttttttttaattttgtttaaagTCTTGAAAGTGGGTGGAATTTCTGATACTGTTGCTTTTTATTTCTGTAGAGCTAAAGCTCACTGCCGTATTTTGGATTCCAAAATTAACAGTTACGAAAagacgtttttgttttatttgggaCATACATTCTGAGACGGGTTGTATAACTTGTATTTGGATACGTGCTTCTGCTCGCTTTCTTTTtggttttttatttaaataaaaggtGAACGGGGAATAAAATCCTGCTGCCCTAATTTTATTCCAGGCAGGTGGTAAATAAATTAGTTTTCCACACTacaagtaaataaaattaaattgtattttggtATGGAATAGTAGATGAATTTTTAACCTttacaactattgtaaaacacaaaataagcgCTGAACTACTATAAAGATAACACGAGCTTACGCGTGGGTTCTTTTTTGTTCGGGTGGGACTTGGGTAGCATGTGATTAACACCTCGCCATAATCAAAACCCTTTATCGGCTGGGCAATAAATCATTATGTAATTTCAGTTATAACTATGCCTTAATATACTTTTCAAAgcgaaaaaaaaatcaagataaaCCTATTATTTTGCCACAATTCGTTTCACAAAGATGCTCCCGTTTTGTGTAGTGTCATAAATCCAGTTCACttatttctttttcagtttAAATTTAGATTTCAATAAATGCATAAGTTAATAAATAATCATGATCTTAATACCAGAATAATCctgattatgatttttgccataatAAAACAGCCCTACTCTACGTCATTGGCAAAATTAAAAGTGTCTTTTTGATTGTATAAGTGTTACACTATTGCAAGAACATATGACTACAAATACAGTTTCTGATCCactaattttaaaattaaacatgcaggatatatgaataaaaacaaaagttttACAATTCTTACAGGTGGCAATGTTCAGACATCATTATATACTCAGACTCCTAATACAGAGAAACATCCCCTTCTATGCTTGTCCTTCAAAGGCTGTCGGGCTATTTACATTGATTTTCCATAGAGAGCCTTGTAACGAAGGTGTATTTCGAGGCACTTGAGGGCAACATCATCGACCTGAGGGTCAAACTTGTTTGCTAGAAGATGATGCTGATGCAGTATCCAGCGTAAGTCACCAGCACCAAAGATGCACACTGCCCTGCGGTGGATTCCAGTACAGGGGGGGTACGGGGCCCCTTTACTCACATCCCCTTCCAGGTCACTCCACTTCACCAGTCGGGCTATGGCTGTCATATCTGAGTACTGGAATTTTATGTTGGGGGGACTGGATCCAGGCACATCTGGCATTCGGAGCAAAGTGGCCCACAGGTGCTCATCGGGGCTGTAGGTGTCTTTTTCCCATTCCAGAAGATTCTGTACTTCCTGGCTTTCAAACACATGCCTTACAAATTCACGTGTGACTACGAAGTACGCATTGCCTGAGAACATGGGTGTGCTGATTGGAGGAGGGGTCTTCCTGATATCGGTCCTGATAACCGAGTCATGGGTGACATTGTGATGGTACTGCCAGCGGCCTAACTTGTTCTCCGGTGTCTCCTCGGACTCCATGCTGTTCCTGCCATTCAGCCATTTGAGGCTCTGAACTATCTCCGCGTTTGTTTTAATAGGGAAGTCAGTCCCACAGGTGTTCAGCAGATACTTCCACTGGACAGGTGACTTCAGCAGGTCCTCCATGCAGTTCAGGTCCGCCTGGACGCGTGACCACGATGCATACACCACGCTCTCTAGTCTGCTCGCCACAAACACGTTTGGTAGACAGGACACTATGGACATTACTGCGTTCCTGAAGTCCTTGGAACATTTCTGATCTATATGTACGCAGTACACGTTCTGGGGCGCATACAGTGCATGGAGTAGTCTCTCAAACATCTCGATGTTCTCATGGATCACCATGGAATAGGCGATGGGAAACTCTTTCTCTTCCTGGCTCAGTGTGTTGCTGAGGTATCCCCTACCTTTCACATAGGCAGAACAGTCCTGTGTTGCATTCAGGTAGAAAGTCTCCGAGAAtatctgttttttctttctcataGCTAGAAGCCGATCAACGCCAGCCTTTGTGGTGCCTGTCACATCTCCTTGGATGATTGCAGAACAACCAAGGAAGTCGTCTTCGTTTATATCCAGCATGTATGTCGGTCCTGAAGGCAGGTCAGGCATTTTCCAGAAAAACTGTAGTAAGACACATAACATGATGATCCCAATGAATAATACTGATGTTATATAACA
The Paramormyrops kingsleyae isolate MSU_618 chromosome 13, PKINGS_0.4, whole genome shotgun sequence DNA segment above includes these coding regions:
- the LOC140578268 gene encoding beta-1,3-galactosyl-O-glycosyl-glycoprotein beta-1,6-N-acetylglucosaminyltransferase 3-like; this encodes MRKKKQIFSETFYLNATQDCSAYVKGRGYLSNTLSQEEKEFPIAYSMVIHENIEMFERLLHALYAPQNVYCVHIDQKCSKDFRNAVMSIVSCLPNVFVASRLESVVYASWSRVQADLNCMEDLLKSPVQWKYLLNTCGTDFPIKTNAEIVQSLKWLNGRNSMESEETPENKLGRWQYHHNVTHDSVIRTDIRKTPPPISTPMFSGNAYFVVTREFVRHVFESQEVQNLLEWEKDTYSPDEHLWATLLRMPDVPGSSPPNIKFQYSDMTAIARLVKWSDLEGDVSKGAPYPPCTGIHRRAVCIFGAGDLRWILHQHHLLANKFDPQVDDVALKCLEIHLRYKALYGKSM